In the genome of Magnolia sinica isolate HGM2019 chromosome 2, MsV1, whole genome shotgun sequence, one region contains:
- the LOC131227545 gene encoding LEAF RUST 10 DISEASE-RESISTANCE LOCUS RECEPTOR-LIKE PROTEIN KINASE-like 1.2, with protein MPSSEPLILPFSSSIIIVFIFTFFLLQGRAKSIDQRFEACAPQSCGNHISISFPFWIDPQPSYCGYPGFKLSCKNNETVLKISDDDDGYYIREIFYNNKSLSVVNEEYLKGPCSLPIHNLTFTRTGDRLNVSALNAQLNFYYNCTALQPGEYGVSPLSCISNNTHNLFTMVDYYGSLN; from the coding sequence ATGCCATCATCCGAGCCTCTCATCCTACCTTTCTCCTCTTCCATCATCATCGTCTTCATCTTCACCTTCTTCCTTCTACAAGGAAGAGCTAAATCCATAGACCAACGTTTCGAAGCTTGCGCCCCTCAAAGCTGcggaaatcacataagcataagcTTCCCTTTCTGGATCGATCCACAACCATCCTACTGCGGCTACCCGGGCTTCAAACTAAGCTGCAAGAACAACGAGACCGTCCTCAAGATTTCAGATGACGACGATGGTTACTATATTCGTGAAATCTTTTACAACAACAAATCTTTGTCGGTCGTTAATGAAGAATACTTAAAAGGCCCTTGTTCCCTTCCCATTCATAATCTCACGTTCACAAGAACAGGTGATCGGTTGAATGTTAGTGCTCTCAACGCCCAACTCAACTTCTATTACAATTGCACTGCTTTGCAACCTGGAGAATATGGAGTTTCACCGCTTTCTTGCATCTCCAACAACACCCATAATTTGTTTACCATGGTTGATTACTACGGATCGTTGAAT